In Zingiber officinale cultivar Zhangliang chromosome 6A, Zo_v1.1, whole genome shotgun sequence, a single genomic region encodes these proteins:
- the LOC121995194 gene encoding fasciclin-like arabinogalactan protein 3, with translation MAIRLLLHLLPFLLLPLLHSPAAAHNITRILEDFPDFSTFNSFLTESTVANEINRRQTITVLVVDNSAAGALSFLDSDTLKSVLSIHVILDYYDKVKIHSLRRQSTFFTTLYQTTGVAENNMGFLNFTRLPDGRLAFGPGVHGAPLSATYVKQVATRPYNISVLQISGAVVPAGITEAPLAPFGPPINVQPEILVPSPAPLDEDSEANSPDADAPGPDADAPAADSPAPAADSPGLAPAGDSDAPATSEDDAKDDDEKSLAGRVASVGAGLIVVTAGALLL, from the coding sequence ATGGCAATTAGactcctcctccacctcctccccttcctcctcctccccctcctccactCTCCGGCCGCCGCCCATAACATCACCCGCATCCTCGAGGACTTCCCcgacttctccaccttcaacagCTTCCTCACCGAATCCACCGTTGCCAACGAGATCAACCGCCGGCAGACCATCACCGTCCTCGTCGTCGACAACTCCGCCGCCGGCGCCCTCTCCTTCCTCGACAGTGACACTCTTAAGAGTGTCCTTTCCATCCACGTCATCCTCGACTACTACGACAAAGTCAAGATCCACTCCCTCCGCCGTCAGTCCACCTTCTTCACCACCCTCTACCAGACCACCGGCGTCGCCGAAAACAACATGGGCTTCCTCAACTTCACCCGCCTCCCCGACGGACGCCTCGCCTTCGGCCCCGGCGTCCACGGCGCGCCCCTCAGCGCCACCTACGTCAAGCAGGTTGCCACCAGGCCCTACAACATCTCGGTACTCCAGATAAGCGGCGCCGTCGTGCCGGCGGGCATCACCGAAGCACCGCTCGCGCCCTTCGGCCCCCCCATCAACGTCCAGCCGGAGATTCTCGTCCCGTCGCCGGCCCCTTTGGATGAGGACTCGGAAGCCAACTCGCCCGATGCCGACGCTCCCGGGCCCGATGCTGACGCGCCGGCGGCGGATTCGCCGGCGCCTGCTGCAGACTCGCCGGGGCTAGCTCCGGCCGGCGACTCGGATGCGCCGGCAACATCGGAAGACGACGCCAAAGACGACGACGAGAAATCTTTGGCCGGTCGGGTCGCCAGCGTCGGCGCAGGGCTCATCGTGGTGACCGCCGGCGCGCTCTTGCTATAA
- the LOC121995195 gene encoding uncharacterized protein YMR317W-like, which yields MAAGHSPLLRLWLPFLLLLSSAVAFDVMEILQPYTDYSTFTKYLTDLKLVDVINGRQTVTVLVLDNKAVSAFSSLSGDSLRKAVSFHVLLDYYDPYVLDRNFNKSGIIPSLGGDLKYNELAGQKMVFGVDVAGAPQDCSLIKVVGARPYNLSVLEVSKAIMGTGDASGAASSTNAPPAATTPDGSAPPVASAEAPKGSSAAAPATGASSGSSTATSGEKAAAPTAAEAPKSGGSSATSTATEAPTSAEARKSSSSTAPATSEEAKSSGSIAPVAAEAPKSSRGSVSSEAPKSSSGSVSSEAPKSSSGSVSSEAPKSSSGSVSSEAPKSSSSDSSEAPKSSSSSVSSEAPKSSSSDSSEAPKSSSSVASEAPKSSGGASSEAPEISSSVSSEAPKSSASTATSQAPTASAPVSGSSLAPKSSSSSSGPAAAETPKNSLSNAPTAASEAPRSSTTASSPTASEAPKSSSISTPPTAAEAPKSSATSSSPTAAEAPKSNSISAAPSGAPKSGPTAPSPANKGAAPAGAPKKAPAAAPRNEDRMGTNAEGPVADVPVTSIASTPSSAEAPGPVGDHASGSPSNGVGMCTMIGFAMGSTLLQAWL from the coding sequence ATGGCCGCCGGACACTCCCCGCTTCTCCGCCTCTGGctccccttcctcctcctcctctcctccgcCGTTGCCTTCGACGTCATGGAGATCCTGCAACCCTACACCGACTACTCCACCTTCACCAAGTACTTGACCGACTTGAAGCTCGTCGACGTCATCAATGGCCGTCAGACCGTCACCGTCCTCGTCCTCGACAACAAGGCCGTCTCGGCCTTCTCGTCTCTCTCAGGCGACAGCCTCAGGAAAGCCGTCTCCTTCCACGTCCTGCTCGACTACTACGACCCCTACGTCTTGGACCGCAACTTCAATAAGTCTGGCATTATCCCCTCCCTGGGGGGCGACTTGAAGTACAACGAGTTGGCCGGACAGAAGATGGTCTTCGGCGTGGACGTCGCCGGGGCTCCGCAGGATTGCAGCCTGATCAAGGTCGTCGGGGCGAGGCCTTATAATCTATCGGTCCTCGAAGTGAGCAAGGCCATTATGGGGACAGGTGATGCCAGCGGTGCTGCCTCTTCGACCAACGCTCCACCAGCAGCGACAACTCCCGACGGCTCCGCCCCACCTGTTGCCTCCGCGGAGGCACCGAAGGGTAGCTCTGCCGCCGCTCCGGCGACGGGAGCGTCAAGTGGAAGCAGCACCGCTACCTCTGGTGAAAAGGCAGCGGCTCCCACTGCGGCAGAGGCGCCGAAGAGTGGCGGTAGCTCTGCAACTTCGACAGCCACAGAGGCTCCCACTTCTGCAGAGGCACGGAAGAGCAGCAGCTCCACTGCTCCTGCAACATCTGAGGAAGCGAAGAGCAGTGGATCCATTGCTCCGGTGGCAGCGGAGGCTCCAAAGAGCAGCCGCGGCTCTGTTTCATCAGAAGCTCCAAAGAGCAGCAGCGGCTCTGTTTCATCAGAGGCTCCAAAGAGCAGCAGTGGCTCTGTTTCTTCAGAGGCTCCCAAGAGCAGCAGCGGCTCTGTTTCTTCAGAGGCCCCCAAGAGCAGTAGCTCTGATTCTTCAGAAGCTCCGAAGAGCAGTAGCTCCTCTGTTTCTTCAGAGGCCCCCAAGAGCAGTAGCTCTGATTCTTCAGAAGCTCCGAAGAGCAGTTCCTCTGTTGCTTCAGAAGCTCCGAAGAGCAGTGGTGGTGCTTCTTCAGAGGCTCCCGAGATCAGTTCCTCTGTTTCCTCAGAAGCTCCTAAGAGCAGCGCTAGCACTGCAACATCCCAAGCTCCAACAGCATCAGCTCCAGTCAGTGGCAGCTCCTTGGCTCCAAAGAGCAGTAGCAGCTCCTCTGGTCCGGCGGCCGCAGAGACACCAAAGAACAGCCTCTCCAATGCTCCAACAGCAGCCTCTGAGGCTCCTCGGAGTAGCACCACCGCTTCTTCTCCAACTGCCTCAGAGGCTCCAAAGAGCAGCAGCATCTCCACTCCTCCCACGGCCGCTGAAGCTCCAAAGAGCAGCGCTACCTCCTCTTCTCCAACGGCCGCAGAGGCGCCAAAGAGTAACAGCATCTCCGCCGCTCCTTCAGGCGCCCCCAAGAGTGGTCCAACTGCACCTTCCCCCGCGAACAAGGGAGCGGCCCCCGCCGGCGCGCCCAAGAAGGCCCCCGCCGCTGCTCCCAGGAATGAGGATCGGATGGGGACTAACGCAGAAGGGCCGGTGGCGGACGTGCCGGTGACAAGCATCGCATCGACTCCCTCGTCGGCGGAGGCTCCTGGTCCGGTGGGGGATCATGCCTCTGGTTCCCCGAGCAACGGAGTGGGAATGTGTACCATGATTGGGTTCGCCATGGGTTCTACCCTTCTCCAAGCTTGGCTTTGA
- the LOC121997586 gene encoding probable xyloglucan endotransglucosylase/hydrolase protein 23: MASSALIRIISLATCSVVLVVAAAGSGGNFYEDVDITWGDGRGQILRHGRLITLSLDKYSGSGFQSKNYYLFGRMDMQIRLISGDSAGTVTTFYLSSDTQNTEQTSTHDEIDFEFLGNASGSPYTLQTNIYTQGMGNREMQFELWFDPTKHFHTYSILWNPKHIIFLVDGTPIRDFRNMESKGVAFPDQKPMRVYSTLWDGEDWATMGGRVKTDWSKAPFVASYRNFTVDACVVVDDADSHSGCNSSNFGWWNQELDSESWRKMRRVQRGHMIYNYCDDASRFPQGLPPEC, from the exons ATGGCGTCGTCGGCACTGATCAGAATTATCTCCTTGGCGACTTGCTCCGTGGTGCTGGTCGTCGCCGCTGCCGGCAGCGGCGGCAACTTCTACGAGGACGTCGACATCACTTGGGGCGACGGCCGCGGCCAGATCCTCCGCCACGGCCGCCTCATCACCCTCTCCCTCGATAAGTACTCCGGCTCCGGCTTCCAGTCGAAGAACTACTACCTCTTCGGCCGCATGGACATGCAGATCAGGCTCATCTCCGGCGACTCCGCCGGCACCGTCACCACCTTCTAC CTGTCGTCGGACACACAGAATACAGAGCAAACGAGCACACACGACGAGATCGACTTCGAGTTCCTCGGCAATGCCAGTGGATCCCCTTACACTCTCCAGACCAACATCTACACGCAGGGGATGGGCAACAGGGAGATGCAGTTCGAGCTCTGGTTCGATCCCACCAAGCACTTCCACACCTACTCCATCCTTTGGAACCCTAAACACATCAT CTTTCTCGTGGATGGGACTCCCATAAGGGACTTCAGGAACATGGAGTCCAAGGGCGTGGCCTTTCCCGACCAAAAGCCCATGAGGGTTTACTCCACCCTGTGGGACGGCGAGGACTGGGCGACCATGGGCGGCCGAGTGAAGACCGACTGGAGCAAGGCACCGTTCGTGGCGTCGTACCGGAACTTCACCGTGGACGCGTGCGTCGTCGTCGACGATGCGGATTCGCATTCGGGCTGCAATTCGAGCAATTTCGGGTGGTGGAACCAAGAGCTGGACTCAGAGAGCTGGAGGAAGATGAGGCGGGTGCAGAGGGGGCACATGATATACAACTACTGTGACGATGCGAGCCGATTTCCTCAGGGACTCCCGCCGGAGTGTTGA
- the LOC121997587 gene encoding cyclin-dependent protein kinase inhibitor SMR4-like, giving the protein MASKVAVSGELPVLPPIKTAAPIREKLPVVGGQASPGDGSGDEEGCVTPKSEEHYLKPLAVCPPAPRKPKPVRRTSPAPATDSKVFRAVPRDLTSIFLALPPKKRIRIA; this is encoded by the coding sequence ATGGCATCTAAGGTCGCCGTCTCAGGCGAATTGCCGGTCCTTCCTCCGATCAAGACGGCGGCGCCGATCCGGGAAAAGCTCCCAGTCGTGGGAGGCCAGGCCTCCCCTGGCGACGGTAGCGGCGACGAGGAAGGGTGTGTCACGCCCAAATCGGAGGAGCACTATCTCAAGCCCCTCGCCGTGTGCCCGCCAGCCCCGAGGAAACCGAAGCCGGTGAGGAGGACGTCACCGGCGCCGGCGACCGACTCTAAGGTTTTCCGCGCAGTGCCCCGAGACCTGACCTCCATCTTCCTCGCTCTCCCTCCGAAGAAGAGGATTCGTATAGCTTGA
- the LOC121994334 gene encoding uncharacterized protein LOC121994334 yields the protein MPPLVLPTVDLKDRVGSLQGYFHGEEEGSAVVVRKRGKLSLTRMAAGEEKASSSICSASSSFSGLAHGEEEEEAESERKDEGLMSLDSLEDAIPVKRGLSNFFSGKSKSFAILADIAGACSRDVAKPENPFNKRRRLLLMSKTRRASYISFLRPPLPPLLSPARAVEEGDEEGEEDEKRHHRQEGGALGPFPHLGSRGGLVGKPPFRSPRCFSLSDLQHHA from the exons ATGCCGCCTTTGGTGCTTCCCACCGTCGACTTAAAGGATCGCGTGGGCAGCTTGCAGGGCTACTTCCATGGAGAGGAAGAGGGGTCGGCGGTGGTGGTGCGGAAGAGGGGCAAGCTCTCTTTAACTAGGATGGCGGCAGGGGAGGAGAAAGCGAGTTCCTCTATCTGCTCcgcttcctcttccttctctggtttAGCGCAcggcgaggaggaggaagaggcggAGAGCGAGCGAAAAGATGAGGGTCTGATGTCCTTGGATTCGCTGGAAGACGCGATTCCCGTCAA GCGAGGACTGTCCAATTTCTTCTCGGGGAAGTCCAAGTCCTTCGCCATCCTCGCCGACATCGCCGGCGCCTGCTCCAGGGACGTGGCCAAGCCGGAGAACCCATTCAACAAACGCAGGCGTCTGCTGCTGATGAGCAAGACGCGGCGGGCCTCCTACATTTCGTTCCTCCGCCCGCCATTGCCACCGCTCCTGTCGCCTGCGCGCGCCGTGGAGGAGGGCGACGAGGAGGGGGAGGAAGACGAGAAGCGGCACCACCGCCAGGAAGGGGGCGCCTTGGGGCCGTTTCCTCACCTTGGCAGCCGCGGCGGCCTCGTCGGAAAGCCGCCATTTCGATCGCCGAGGTGCTTTTCCCTCTCCGATCTCCAACACCACGCTTAG
- the LOC121997588 gene encoding subtilisin-like protease SBT2.5, giving the protein MKMELELAITVLSLLSFLTIASGEVYIVHVEGEPVVSYNGGVDGFSATAIDISQEMDITSESVTSYALHLINKHNSLLESVFEVGTYEKLYSYSHLINGFAVDISSEQAEVLRGASGVKYVEKDMKIKKLTTHTPQFLGLPTGVWPTGGGFDKAGEDIVIGLVDSGIYPQHPSFSTHNSEPYGPLPRYRGKCEVDPETQRNFCNGKIIGAQHFAKAAIAAGAFNPSIDFPSPLDGDGHGSHTAAIAAGNNGIPVRMHGYEFGRASGMAPRARIAVYKVLYRLFGGYVSDVVAAIEQAVLDGVDILNLSVGPNSPPTTTRSTFLNPFDAALLSAVKAGVFVAQAAGNGGPFPKTLVSFSPWITTVAAAIDDRRYKNFLTLGNGKTLTGLGLSPATHGNTSFDIVCANDVMLDSSLMKYNPSDCQRPELLNRNKVQGNILLCGYSFNFVSGTASIKKVSETAKSLGAAGFIVAAENSYPGTKFDPVPVDTPGILISDVRKTQELIDYYNASTRRDWAGRPSSFQATASIANGLSPILHKSAPQVALFSSRGPDVKDFSFQDADVLKPDLLAPGNLIWAAWAPNGTDEANYLGEGFAMISGTSMAAPHIAGIAALIKQNNPHWSPSAIKSALMTTASTLDRGGRPILAQQYSSSGIMTFVQATPFDYGSGAVDPKAALDPGLVLDSTYEDYIKFLCSVPGADPREISNITNSQCNSTRSHPADLNTPSITISHLEGTQTVKRRVTNIADTETYVMTAKMAPEIALEVNPPAMTVLSGASRDFTATLTVRSVTGEYSFGEIVMKGDKGHRVRIPVVAMGYRS; this is encoded by the exons atgaagatGGAGCTGGAACTTGCGATCACAGTTTTATCTCTTTTATCATTTCTAACTATTGCAAGTGGGGAAGTATATATTGTCCATGTAGAAGGGGAACCTGTAGTGAGTTACAACGGAGGTGTAGATGGTTTTTCTGCTACAGCAATTGATATATCTCAGGAGATGGACATCACCAG TGAATCTGTTACATCATATGCTCTTCACCTCATAAACAAGCACAATTCTCTTCTTGAATCGGTTTTTGAAGTTGGGACCTATGAGAAGCTATACAGCTATAGTCATCTAATCAATGGATTTGCAGTTGACATTTCTTCTGAACAG GCTGAAGTTCTCCGTGGTGCTTCTGGAGTGAAATATGTGGAAAAAGACATGAAGATAAAGAAATTGACCACTCACACTCCACAATTTCTGGGATTACCAACCGGGGTATGGCCAACAGGTGGAGGTTTTGATAAAGCAGGAGAAGATATTGTCATTGGATTGGTGGATTCAGGAATTTACCCCCAGCATCCTAGCTTTTCCACACACAATAGTGAACCATATGGGCCTCTTCCTCGTTATAGAGGGAAATGTGAAGTTGATCCAGAAACACAGAGGAACTTTTGCAATGGAAAGATAATTGGAGCACAACATTTTGCAAAAGCTGCCATTGCTGCTGGTGCATTTAATCCATCAATTGATTTCCCGTCACCATTGGATGGTGATGGTCATGGAAG TCATACTGCTGCTATTGCTGCTGGAAACAATGGAATCCCTGTCAGAATGCATGGATATGAATTTGGAAGGGCTAGTGGCATGGCACCACGTGCTAG GATTGCTGTGTACAAGGTTCTTTATAGGCTTTTTGGGGGATATGTCTCTGATGTCGTTGCTGCTATTGAGCAG GCTGTTCTTGATGGTGTCGATATTCTTAATCTTTCAGTAGGGCCAAACAGCCCCCCAACAACAACGAGATCCACATTTTTGAATCCTTTCGATGCTGCACTTCTTTCTGCAGTAAAAGCTGGAGTGTTTGTTGCTCAGGCTGCTGGAAATGGTGGCCCGTTTCCAAAAACGTTAGTGTCATTCAGTCCATGGATTACTACAGTAGCTGCAGCTATCGATGATCGTAGATATAAGAACTTTTTAACCCTGGGTAATGGAAAAACCTTAACAGGGCTTGGATTATCAC CCGCCACCCATGGGAACACGTCATTTGATATAGTTTGTGCAAATGATGTGATGCTGGATTCATCTTTGATGAAATACAATCCATCAGACTGCCAAAGGCCTGAGCTGTTGAACAGGAACAAGGTGCAGGGAAATATTCTTCTGTGTGGATATTCTTTCAATTTTGTTTCTGGAACTGCATCCATCAAAAAAGTGTCTGAAACAGCAAAAAGTCTTGGGGCGGCAGGCTTTATTGTAGCCGCTGAGAACTCTTATCCAGgtaccaaatttgatcctgtacCTGTTGATACTCCAGGGATCCTCATCTCAGATGTCAGAAAAACACag GAACTTATTGATTACTACAATGCTTCAACAAGAAGAGATTGGGCTGGTCGGCCTAGTAGTTTCCAGGCAACTGCCAGCATTGCCAATGGTTTGTCACCCATACTCCATAAATCAGCCCCTCAGGTGGCATTGTTCTCGTCAAGAGGGCCAGATGTTAAAGATTTCAGCTTTCAAGATGCCGATGTCCTTAAACCCGATCTACTAGCTCCTGGCAATCTCATTTGGGCTGCTTGGGCACCAAATGGGACAGACGAGGCTAATTATTTAG GAGAAGGCTTTGCTATGATTTCTGGCACAAGTATGGCGGCTCCCCATATTGCTGGAATCGCAGCCCTCATAAAGCAAAACAATCCACATTGGAGCCCAAGTGCAATCAAGTCCGCCTTGATGACCACCGCTTCAACTCTGGATCGAGGCGGCAGACCAATATTAGCTCAGCAATATTCCAGCTCAGGCATTATGACTTTTGTGCAGGCTACACCATTTGATTATGGAAGTGGTGCTGTTGATCCCAAAGCTGCACTGGATCCTGGACTTGTCCTAGACTCAA CTTACGAAGACTACATCAAGTTCTTGTGCTCAGTTCCAGGTGCAGATCCACGAGAAATCTCAAACATCACCAATTCCCAATGCAACAGCACCCGCAGTCATCCGGCCGACCTAAACACTCCATCGATCACCATCTCGCACCTCGAAGGAACTCAAACAGTGAAAAGAAGAGTGACAAACATCGCAGACACTGAGACTTACGTCATGACTGCAAAAATGGCACCGGAGATTGCCCTCGAAGTCAACCCGCCAGCCATGACGGTGCTCTCAGGTGCCTCCCGGGATTTCACTGCGACTCTCACAGTCAGGTCAGTgactggtgagtacagcttcggTGAGATAGTGATGAAAGGAGACAAAGGGCACAGAGTGAGGATTCCAGTGGTGGCAATGGGCTACCGTAGCTAA